One Fontisphaera persica DNA window includes the following coding sequences:
- a CDS encoding Eco57I restriction-modification methylase domain-containing protein, whose amino-acid sequence MKFPSIRIEGSILAADILEKIEQADVIGQKPSDFGLPADAKVKDEIVRAWADAQDLWRIFRRKLDATKEGTSATTETRNFWVVPLLGLLGYQVELARKGEEVLGKNYFLSHRVPTRDQFVVHIMGYRDSLDKKREDSGPRMSPHALVQEYLNLTEHLYAIVTNGQQLRLLRDSSRLIKLSYLEFDLERMMEEELFPDFALLYRLVHVSRMPLKHDAGAECIIERYHQDSLESGSRIRDGLSAAVEKSIIALANGFLSHPQNQSFRDAVKAGQVQPTQLYQWLLRLIYRILFLMVIEERDLIYPKKASRKQRDIYYRFYSIQRLRKLGEKRYFADKHFEDAWLGLNATFRLFEASSPGHKLGVAPLAGDLFSDRAIGLLNDAQLDNEVLLTSFRNLSVFQHPDTKQWIRVNYGALNVEEFGSVYEGLLKREPIFLPNGERPSFELRESDDDTQSHYTPDELAHPLIHHSLDYIIEEKLKEAREKSAKAPKSSPSPPSEGGEGRGEVGRSQPSTLNYQRTAEAALLSIRVLDPACGSGHILLNAARRIATELAIVRTGEDQPSPSAFREAVRDVIRHCIYGVDVNPLAVELCKVALWLEAHVPGESLNFLDHHIKCGNAIVGLAHEKELERGIPEEAFKTLPGDDKEVAAAFRKSNKQQREEAASAAKQIKLDLAQTVRQELHPVSQHYAALADLPDHTPDDYAKKQAKFEEITQRKDLWRLRTLANLQVAQFFIPKTPENRPFICTEEEYRDYLTGKRNPQSQAVAKANAVGFKERFFHWFLEFPDIVEQGGFDCILGNPPFLGNRALSGTFGDSFLNWVKTEYAPAGSVDLVTYFFRRVFTLIREGGFQALISTNTIAQGGAREGGLDVIIDHGGSIVFAVRSTKWPGRAAVEVSLLTIHKGKWGRQHYLDNRAVSRITAYLDDAETLADPERLASNANKSFQGSIVLGLGFMMEPDEAQDLMRKRPSAKSVLFPYLTGDDINSTPHQAPSRWVINFFDWPEEKCRHEHPDIFSIVEKSVKPERTRTNEAGEFVLRRPLPQKWWIHADKRPKLYETIAALPRVLVASRVSKHLLLSFAPATFVYDVTTNVVARTRWADFALFQSDFHCAWAWRYASTLESRIRYTNGDCIDTFPFPLSQCKAVEVQLEDIGHRYHEHRRELMLKLQLGLTKTYNLFHDPEIGGTPGETTAWLTKHLATTPGTCSLDEAVAGICTLRKLHVELDHAVLAAYGWDKPSDAGPALSLGHAFHEVDYLPENDRLRYTIHPDARKELLKRLLQLNHKLYAEEEAKGLHKKKPGKKTAHDAGDQPSLL is encoded by the coding sequence ATGAAATTCCCCTCCATCCGCATCGAAGGCAGCATTCTTGCCGCTGACATCCTCGAGAAAATCGAGCAAGCCGATGTCATTGGCCAGAAGCCCTCCGACTTCGGGCTGCCTGCGGATGCCAAGGTGAAGGACGAGATTGTCCGTGCCTGGGCGGATGCCCAAGACCTCTGGCGCATCTTCCGTCGTAAGCTCGACGCCACCAAGGAAGGCACCTCCGCTACCACTGAGACCCGCAACTTCTGGGTCGTGCCGCTCCTGGGTCTGCTGGGCTATCAGGTTGAACTGGCCCGCAAAGGCGAAGAGGTCCTGGGCAAGAACTACTTCCTCAGCCATCGCGTTCCCACCCGCGACCAGTTTGTAGTCCACATCATGGGCTACCGGGACAGCCTCGACAAAAAACGCGAGGACAGCGGCCCGCGCATGTCGCCTCATGCTCTGGTGCAGGAATACCTGAACCTCACCGAGCACCTCTACGCCATCGTCACCAACGGCCAGCAGCTTCGCCTCCTGCGTGACAGCAGCCGCCTCATCAAGCTCTCCTACCTCGAATTCGATTTGGAGCGCATGATGGAGGAAGAGCTGTTCCCTGACTTCGCTCTCCTTTACCGGCTCGTCCACGTTTCCCGGATGCCGCTCAAGCACGACGCTGGTGCTGAGTGCATCATTGAGCGCTACCACCAGGACTCCCTCGAATCCGGCTCCCGCATCCGTGACGGCCTCAGCGCTGCCGTTGAGAAATCCATCATCGCCCTGGCCAACGGTTTTCTCAGCCATCCTCAGAACCAGTCCTTCCGTGATGCCGTCAAAGCAGGCCAGGTTCAGCCCACCCAGCTCTATCAATGGCTCCTGCGCCTCATCTACCGCATCCTGTTCCTGATGGTCATTGAGGAACGCGACCTCATCTACCCCAAGAAGGCCAGCCGCAAGCAACGCGACATCTACTACCGCTTCTACAGCATCCAACGCCTCCGAAAACTGGGCGAGAAGCGCTACTTCGCTGACAAGCACTTCGAGGATGCCTGGCTTGGCCTCAACGCCACCTTCCGTCTCTTTGAAGCCAGCAGCCCTGGCCACAAGCTCGGCGTCGCCCCTCTGGCTGGCGACCTCTTCAGTGACCGCGCCATTGGTCTGCTCAACGACGCCCAACTCGACAACGAAGTTCTCCTCACCAGCTTCCGCAACCTCAGCGTCTTCCAGCACCCCGACACCAAGCAATGGATTCGGGTCAACTACGGTGCCCTGAACGTCGAGGAATTCGGCTCCGTTTATGAAGGGCTGCTCAAGCGCGAACCCATCTTCCTGCCCAATGGAGAGCGTCCCAGTTTTGAACTCCGGGAAAGCGACGACGACACCCAATCGCACTACACCCCCGACGAACTCGCTCACCCGCTCATCCACCATTCCCTCGACTACATCATCGAGGAGAAGTTGAAAGAAGCGCGTGAAAAGTCAGCTAAAGCGCCGAAGTCTTCTCCCTCTCCGCCCTCCGAGGGGGGAGAGGGCCGGGGTGAGGTGGGTCGCTCTCAACCATCAACTCTCAACTATCAACGAACTGCGGAAGCGGCCCTGCTCTCCATCCGCGTCCTCGACCCGGCTTGCGGCAGTGGTCACATCCTCCTCAATGCAGCCCGCCGCATTGCCACCGAACTCGCCATTGTCCGCACCGGTGAAGACCAGCCTTCACCCTCTGCCTTCCGTGAAGCGGTGCGCGATGTCATCCGCCACTGCATCTATGGCGTGGACGTCAACCCGCTGGCTGTCGAACTCTGCAAAGTCGCCCTCTGGCTTGAAGCCCACGTGCCGGGTGAAAGCCTCAACTTCCTGGACCACCACATCAAGTGCGGCAACGCCATCGTCGGTCTGGCCCACGAAAAGGAACTGGAACGCGGCATTCCTGAAGAAGCCTTCAAGACCCTGCCTGGCGATGACAAGGAAGTTGCCGCTGCCTTCCGCAAGTCCAACAAGCAACAGCGGGAAGAAGCCGCCAGTGCCGCCAAGCAAATCAAACTCGACCTTGCCCAGACAGTCCGGCAGGAACTCCACCCCGTCTCCCAGCACTACGCTGCACTCGCTGACCTCCCAGACCACACGCCTGACGACTACGCCAAGAAGCAGGCCAAGTTCGAGGAGATCACCCAGCGCAAAGACCTTTGGCGGCTGCGCACCCTGGCCAATCTCCAGGTCGCCCAGTTCTTCATCCCCAAGACACCCGAGAATCGCCCCTTCATCTGCACTGAGGAAGAATACCGCGACTACCTCACCGGCAAGCGCAATCCCCAAAGCCAAGCCGTCGCCAAAGCCAACGCTGTGGGCTTTAAGGAACGGTTTTTCCACTGGTTCTTGGAGTTCCCGGACATCGTTGAACAGGGTGGCTTCGATTGCATTCTCGGCAATCCCCCATTCCTTGGGAATCGAGCACTCAGCGGCACCTTCGGCGACTCATTTCTGAACTGGGTCAAAACAGAATATGCGCCTGCCGGATCAGTGGACTTAGTCACCTACTTTTTCAGGCGGGTTTTCACTTTGATTCGTGAGGGTGGCTTTCAAGCACTCATCTCGACTAACACGATTGCTCAAGGTGGAGCCCGCGAAGGTGGCTTGGACGTGATCATAGACCACGGGGGTTCAATAGTCTTTGCGGTGCGCTCAACAAAATGGCCAGGAAGAGCAGCGGTGGAGGTTTCCTTGTTGACCATCCACAAAGGAAAATGGGGAAGACAACACTACCTCGACAATAGAGCCGTTTCGCGCATTACCGCATACCTTGATGACGCCGAAACATTGGCGGACCCTGAGCGTTTAGCCTCTAACGCCAACAAGAGTTTCCAGGGATCAATTGTTCTCGGGCTTGGTTTTATGATGGAGCCCGATGAGGCGCAGGACCTCATGCGCAAACGGCCTAGCGCCAAATCTGTTCTATTCCCCTATTTGACTGGTGACGACATTAATAGCACTCCCCATCAAGCCCCTAGCCGCTGGGTCATAAACTTCTTCGATTGGCCAGAGGAGAAGTGTAGGCATGAGCACCCGGATATCTTCAGCATTGTGGAGAAGAGCGTCAAACCCGAGAGGACTCGCACAAATGAGGCGGGAGAGTTCGTCTTGCGAAGGCCCCTGCCACAAAAGTGGTGGATACACGCAGACAAACGGCCAAAGCTCTACGAAACCATCGCGGCTTTGCCGCGTGTGCTTGTGGCCTCTCGTGTTTCAAAACACTTACTCTTGAGTTTTGCCCCTGCCACTTTTGTCTACGATGTCACGACGAATGTCGTTGCTCGCACAAGATGGGCGGACTTTGCGCTATTCCAATCCGACTTTCACTGCGCATGGGCTTGGCGCTATGCCTCCACGTTGGAGTCGCGGATTCGCTATACCAACGGTGACTGCATTGACACTTTTCCATTTCCACTTTCGCAGTGCAAAGCGGTTGAAGTCCAACTGGAAGACATCGGACATCGCTACCACGAACACCGCCGCGAGCTGATGCTGAAGCTGCAATTGGGTCTGACCAAGACCTACAACCTTTTCCACGACCCGGAGATTGGCGGCACCCCAGGCGAAACCACCGCCTGGCTCACCAAGCATCTCGCCACCACCCCCGGAACCTGTTCCCTGGACGAAGCCGTAGCTGGCATCTGCACCCTGCGCAAGCTCCACGTCGAACTGGACCACGCCGTCCTCGCCGCCTACGGCTGGGACAAACCCAGCGACGCCGGCCCCGCACTGTCCCTCGGCCACGCCTTCCACGAAGTGGACTACCTCCCCGAAAATGACCGCCTCCGCTACACCATCCACCCCGATGCCCGCAAAGAACTCCTGAAACG